A single region of the Sorghum bicolor cultivar BTx623 chromosome 7, Sorghum_bicolor_NCBIv3, whole genome shotgun sequence genome encodes:
- the LOC110436955 gene encoding 2-methylene-furan-3-one reductase: MQAFLSSSIPATSYSRSSLFLPQPPHQAPVKLVFPSSAPQRGSGAVAADAAARTRRTASEAAGRSGRCVAASSSSSSPATAAVATTEVPGVMKAWVYDAYGDASVLKLDEAAAVPALADDQVLVKVVAGALNPVDAKRRAGKFQATDSPLPTVPGYDMAGVVVKVGSQVKNLKEGDEVYGMISEKPLDGPKQSGSLAEYTAVEEKLLALKPKVLDFAQAASLPLAVQTANGGLDRAGLSAGKSVLVLGGAGGVGSLAIQLAKHVYGASKVAATASTKKIELLKSLGVDVAIDYTKDSFEELTDKYDVVLDAVGQGDKAVKVVKEGGSVVVLTGAVSPPGFRFVVTSNGAVLEKLNPYLESGKVKPLIDPEGPFAFSQVVEAFSYLETGRATGKVVISPIP, encoded by the exons ATGCAGGCGTTCCTCTCTTCGTCGATCCCGGCCACTTCCTACTCGAGGTCGTCCTTATTCctgccgcagccgcctcatcaggCTCCCGTGAAGCTCGTCTTCCCGTCGTCGGCGCCGCAGAGGGGCAGCGgtgccgtcgccgccgacgccgccgctaGGACTAGGAGAACAGCTTCGGAGGCTGCTGGTCGGTCGGGGCGGTGCGTGGcggcgtcctcgtcctcgtcgtccccggccACGGCCGCGGTGGCGACGACGGAGGTGCCCGGGGTGATGAAGGCCTGGGTGTACGACGCGTACGGGGACGCCAGCGTGCTCAAGCTCGACGAGGCCGCGGCTGTGCCGGCCCTGGCCGACGACCAGGTGCTCGTCAAGGTCGTCGCCGGCGCGCTCAACCCCGTCGACGCCAAGCGCCGGGCCGGCAAGTTCCAGGCCACCGACTCCCCTCTCCCG ACCGTGCCGGGGTACGACATGGCCGGCGTCGTCGTCAAGGTGGGCAGCCAGGTGAAGAACCTGAAAGAAGGCGACGAGGTGTACGGCATGATCAGCGAGAAGCCGCTGGACGGGCCCAAGCAGTCCGGCTCGCTGGCGGAGTACACCGCCGTCGAGGAGAAGCTGCTGGCGCTCAAGCCCAAGGTCCTCGACTTCGCGCAGGCCGCCAGCCTGCCGCTCGCCGTCCAGACCGCCAACGGGGGCCTGGACAGGGCCGGACTGTCCGCCGGCAAGTCCGTCCTCGTCCTCGGTGGCGCCGGCGGTGTCGGCTCCCTTGCAATCCAG CTAGCGAAGCATGTGTACGGCGCGTCAAAGGTGGCAGCGACGGCCAGCACCAAGAAGATCGAGCTGCTCAAGAGCCTGGGTGTCGATGTCGCCATCGACTACACTAAGGACAGCTTCGAAGAGCTGACGGACAAATACGACGTCGTCTTGGACGCAGTCG GCCAGGGTGACAAGGCTGTCAAGGTAGTGAAGGAAGGCGGCAGCGTGGTGGTCCTCACCGGCGCCGTCAGCCCTCCAGGGTTCCGGTTCGTCGTCACCTCCAACGGCGCCGTCTTGGAGAAGCTCAACCCGTACCTCGAGTCAGGCAAGGTGAAGCCGCTCATCGACCCGGAGGGGCCGTTCGCCTTCTCGCAGGTCGTGGAGGCCTTCTCCTACCTTGAGACCGGGAGAGCAACCGGCAAAGTAGTCATCTCTCCAATCCCATGA